Proteins encoded together in one Solirubrobacterales bacterium window:
- a CDS encoding ABC transporter ATP-binding protein encodes MTANHTTTDPSIQATTGSDGTGSEAIRFEGVTKRFGATVAVDDLNLTIRRGEFFSLLGPSGCGKTTTLRMVAGFEQPTEGSVYLEGEPVDDVPPYSRNVNTVFQSYALFEHLDVERNVAFGLKRRKVPGDEIRSRVADALELVQLTGRERAKPRQLSGGQMQRVALARALVNRPAVLLLDEPLGALDLKLRKQMQVELKEIQREVGITFLYVTHDQEEALAMSDRIAVMDEGAVQQFGPPEEIYESPQKPFVAGFIGVSNLLPATVEAEGVRLKTGELFAPPLPEGCEEGASVFCSVRPEKIFLDDLEDGMVSVEGEIVERIYLGTTTQVIVQLAPDVRVVALEQNTARSRADDRWEIGMRVRLGWHPEHALVLR; translated from the coding sequence ATGACCGCAAACCACACGACCACCGACCCGAGCATCCAGGCGACCACCGGCAGCGATGGCACCGGCTCCGAAGCGATCCGCTTCGAAGGGGTCACCAAGCGCTTCGGCGCCACGGTAGCGGTCGACGACCTCAATCTCACGATCCGGCGCGGCGAGTTCTTCTCGCTGCTCGGGCCCTCGGGATGCGGGAAGACGACGACCCTCCGCATGGTCGCGGGCTTCGAGCAACCGACCGAGGGGAGCGTGTACCTGGAGGGCGAGCCGGTCGACGACGTCCCGCCGTACTCCCGGAACGTGAACACGGTGTTCCAGAGCTATGCCCTGTTCGAGCACCTCGACGTCGAGCGGAATGTCGCCTTCGGATTGAAGAGGCGGAAGGTTCCCGGGGACGAGATCCGCAGTCGCGTGGCGGACGCGCTCGAGCTCGTCCAGCTCACCGGCCGAGAGCGCGCCAAACCGCGCCAGCTCTCGGGCGGTCAGATGCAGCGTGTGGCGCTGGCCCGGGCGCTCGTCAACCGCCCCGCGGTGCTGTTGCTCGACGAGCCGCTCGGCGCGCTCGACCTGAAGCTGCGCAAGCAGATGCAGGTCGAGCTGAAGGAGATCCAGCGCGAGGTCGGGATCACCTTCCTCTACGTCACCCATGACCAGGAGGAGGCGCTGGCCATGTCCGACCGGATCGCGGTCATGGATGAGGGCGCTGTGCAGCAGTTCGGCCCGCCGGAGGAGATCTACGAGAGCCCACAGAAACCGTTCGTCGCCGGGTTCATCGGCGTCTCGAACCTGCTTCCGGCCACGGTTGAGGCTGAGGGCGTGCGCCTCAAGACCGGCGAGCTGTTTGCTCCGCCGCTTCCCGAGGGCTGCGAGGAGGGCGCTTCCGTCTTCTGCTCGGTTCGCCCCGAGAAGATCTTCCTGGACGACCTCGAGGACGGCATGGTGTCGGTGGAGGGCGAGATCGTGGAGCGGATCTACCTGGGCACAACGACCCAGGTGATCGTGCAGTTGGCCCCTGACGTGCGCGTGGTCGCGCTGGAGCAGAACACCGCCCGCTCGCGGGCGGACGATCGCTGGGAGATCGGCATGCGCGTCAGGCTCGGATGGCATCCCGAGCACGCGCTGGTGCTCCGCTAA